The region atcatagaaaattatttgggtaataaattaaaaagtcacTTGGTCAGCGCTGTGGGGAACTGCTGTGGTTCTTCCCGGGTGGGTTCGGGGTGACCCTGCGGGGCCAGGagccagctcagcccaggcCGGGGGATTCTGGTTTGCGTGTTCCCAGCTGGAATCGGGCTTCCTCGGAGATCCCGAACTGCTCCAGGGggtcctgcagagcacagggaggACACCGGTGAGACACAGACAGGGGAGGCACCGGGCCGCTGTCCCTCAGCCAGCccagcgcggggccgggcggctcCAGTTGCGTGCAGGAGTCCCCCCagtgcagccctggctgctgcttctggtgcAGAAAGCCAAGCGGCCCCTGGGGAGGACACAGCGGGTAACCCGGGTTCGGGGGGGTCCAGGAGCTGTGGCCGCCTCTGTCACCTGCAGCAGGGACATTCTgggagcctggctgggctgcaagcagcagctcagcccacaTGCGCTCCAAGACCTACAAACCTCGtgccgctgctgctggagtgtgcgagggctggagctgagccagacctccagcccctgctccagcccaaACCCACCTGACAAGCCGCCTTCACGGGACTCACCTTCCCCGTCATTTTCTGGATCTCATTCCGGTAGAAAATCAAGCTCCTCCTCATGAACTCGTAGCTGTAAGACAGGAACAGACCGCGTGGCTGCTGAGCAGAAACGGATGTGGAGAAATTTCAGCTGCTATTTAGAGCTGCAGGGAAGTTTGCTCAGGAGGAGACAACCGCTCTCCTCCCCGGGTTCCCCACAAGCCGATCcctaaaaacaaacagcacagaGCGCACTGCACAGAGCCCATATCAGCGGCTCAGCCCACCTGGCTCGTTTGAGCGCCTCAATCCACTCCCGACACTGCTCCTCGCTGTCACATTCGAAGCAGTATTTCCTCTCCGGCTCCTCGATGAAACCTGCCCAGGGTAAGGAAAAGGTTTAAggtcctggcagagctgcctgcgctgccctgTCTCCCTCCCCAGACTCTGCCAGGCCACAATTACCATCCGTTCAGCCGCGACGAGCTGTGAACAAGCCGGTAACCGCGACCTTTGTCCCCTCTCCCGCACCCTGGGTGGGTCCTGCCTGGCCCtaagcagctgcacagcagttTGTCAGCTCACGGCAACCAGAGGCTTTGGAAAGAGGGACTTCTAAAATGGAATCAGAG is a window of Caloenas nicobarica isolate bCalNic1 chromosome 27, bCalNic1.hap1, whole genome shotgun sequence DNA encoding:
- the PLEKHJ1 gene encoding pleckstrin homology domain-containing family J member 1; the protein is MRYNERELLSLARQPAEKAAEILMRLPKKGSVLKKRLVKLVVNFLFYFRTDESEPIGALLLEHCRIAKEEENVFSISFIEEPERKYCFECDSEEQCREWIEALKRASYEFMRRSLIFYRNEIQKMTGKDPLEQFGISEEARFQLGTRKPESPGLG